In the genome of Budorcas taxicolor isolate Tak-1 chromosome 7, Takin1.1, whole genome shotgun sequence, the window cactccagtatacttgcatagagaatcccatagatagagtagcctggcgggcttcagtccctCGTGGCACAAagagacactactgaagcaacttagcatgcaagcacaaaTGATGGAATCTTCCTACATATTCCCCTGTCTATCTTCCACTTCTGTTGTTCCTGAGTTATACACTAGTCAGTTAAGTAaaatgttttcctgagttctaCGAAACACTCTAGAAAATTTAATTGCACTCTTGGAGAGAGTCATAGGGAACTCCAATATATAGCCAGGAGATTAGTAGCACAGGTGATGACTTGTACTAGCAATTGGTTTCTGAAGTGGGGTCAGTCTTAGAGGACTGAAGCTATGGAATATTGGGCTCTATCTAGGCAGATAGTGTGAGAACTGAATTAAGTTGTAATATGCCAATCTAGTGTCTGGAAATCTGCTGGTTGCTTCACAAGTGGGGAAAACCCCACACATCTGCTTATCTGAAGTGTCGGAAAGTGTTGCTGAGAGTAGACACACAGGACGTGTCTTCTCCTTTATATCCTTCACTTCATCAGCTATTCATTCTGCCCATCTTTGGCAATCCAAATaaccaattttatttaattaagccTGCTATTGGCTAAACAAGATTCTGAAGGCCACCAATGCAGAATAAATAGGGCAGATATGATATTTAAAGCTCCAATCTAGATATAGCAAAAGCCAGCTTTATTATGCAATTTGCATTACCTATGTATTGCAGCACAATATAAAAAGTGTTGtgctccagaaagaaaaaaatagatctaTAGTTCCTAATTTATAATGTCCCTTGGTCTGCTTGTTTTTCTCTAGCTTTATGACTTGGAAAATCTTATCTGAACCGTAGCCTCTGagatattatctccattgtgAGTTTCTACCTTCTAGGAAgtgttttctgtcttgttttccAGCACATTTGTCGCTGCCTTTTCCCTGGAGCTTTCAACAGAAATGTCAATGAAGAATAGAACTGCTTCCTCTGACTTTATCCTCCTGGGGCTTCTAGTAAACAGTAAAGCTACAGGGATTGTCTTTGCAGTTATTTTGGCTATTTTTGTGGTGGCTGTAACTTCAAATTTGGTCATGATATTCTTGATTCACATGgactcccacctccacacccccatgtactttcTGCTCAGCCAACTGTCTATCATGGACACCCTTTTCATTTGTACTACTGTCCCAAAGCTCCTGGTGGACATGGTTTCCATACAGAAGACCATTTCCTTTGTGGCCTGTGGCATCCAGATCTTCCTCTACTTGACCATGATTGGATCAGAGTTCTTCCTGTTGGGCCTCATGGCCTGCGACCGCTATGTGGCTGTCTGCAACCCTCTTAGGTACCCTGTGTTGATGAACCGCAGAGTGTGTCTCCTTCTGGCTGCTGGTGCCTGGTTTGGTGGATCCCTGGATGGCTTTCTGCTCACCCCTATCACCATGAATGTCCCCTACTGTGGATCCCGCATCATCGATCATTTCTTCTGTGAGATCCCTGCTGTTCTCAAACTGGCCTGTGCTGACACATCCTTGTATGAAACCTTGATGTACATCTGCTGTGTGCTCATGTTGCTCATCCCCATCTCTATTATCTCAGCCTCCTACTCCCTCATTTTGTTAACTGTCCACCGCATGCGCTCTGCTGAAGGCCGGAAAAAGGCCTTTACCACTTGCTCTTCCCACTTGACTGTAGTCAGCATTTTCTATGGGGCTGCCTTCTACACTTATGTGCTGCCCAAGTCATTTCACACTCCTGAGCAAGACAAGGTAGTATCAGCTTTCTATACCATTGTCACACCCATGCTCAATCCTCTTATCTACAGCCTCAGAAACAAGGATGTCATGGGAGCATTTAAAAGGATATTTGCACAATGCTTATCCATATAGAAGGTATTCACAAGTGATGCTTAGAGATTCAATAATCTCGGAATAGGTTTTCCCAATAATATCCTCAGTGTGTTTTGTTTCACAAGAGACTATCTGCagctattaaatattttttttagagGTGACAATTTAAGAGGATTTACCTAGCCTGCTTCCTTCCTCTTAGGTGAAAGGAACCCAAAATATTTCATTAGTTATTCAGAGTCTATTTGGCTAACTGTCAAAATTATGtattattcagtttagttcactcacttatgtctgactctttgcaaccccatgagccacagcacaccaggcctccctgtccatcaccaactcccagagtccacccaaacccatgtctattgagttggtgatgccatccaaccatctcatcctctgttgcccccttgttctcctgtcctcaatctttcccagcatcagggtcttttccaatgagtcagctcttcacatcaagtggccaaagtattggagtttcaggttcaatatcagtccttccaatgaacacccaggactgatctcctttaggatggactggttggatctccatgcagtccaaggaactctcaagagtcttctccaacaccacagttcaaaagcatcaattcttcggtggtcagctttcttcacagtccaactctcacatccatacatgaccactggaaaaaccatagccttgactagatggacctttattggcaaagtaatgtctctgcttttgaatatgctatctaggttggtcataactttccttccaaggagtaagcgtcttttaatttcatggctgcagtcaccatctgcagtgattttggagccccccaaaataaagtctgacactgtttccactgtttcaccatctatttcccatgaagtgatgggaccggatggcatgatcttcattttctgaatgttgagctttaagccaacttttccactctcctctttccctttcataaagaggctctttagttcttcttcactttctgccataagggtggtgtcatctgcatatctgaggtattgacagttctcccagcaaccttgattccagcttattctTCCTCCatgccagcgtttctcatcatatactctgcatagaagcatGGTGCATAAGcatggtaacaatatacagccttgacatactccttttcctatttggaaccagtctgttgttccatgtccagttctaactgttgcttcctgatctgcatgcaagtttctcaagaggcaggtcaggtggtctggtattcccatctctttcagaattttccacagtttattgtgatccacacagtcaaaggctttggcatagtcaataaaacagaaatagatgtctttctggaactctcttgcttttccatgatccagcagatgttggcaatttgatctctggttcctctgtcttttctaaattcagcttgaacatctggaagtttacggttcacgtactgctgaagcctggcttggagaattttgagcattaccttactagcatgtgagatgagtgcaattgtgtggtaatttgagcattctttggcattgcctttctttggcattggaatgaaaactgaccttttccagtcctgtggccatggctgagttttccatatttgctggcatattgagtgcagcactttcacagcatcatctttcaggatttgaaatagctcaactggaattccatcacctccactagtttgttcatagtgatgctttctaaggcccacttgacttcacactccaggatgtctggctctaggtgagtgatcacatcatcatgattatcttggtcgtgaaaatcttttttgtacagttcttcagtgtattcttgccacctcttcttaatatcttctgcttctattaggtccagaccattcctgtcctttattaagcccatctttgcatgaaatgttcccttggtttctctaattttcttgaagagatctctagtctttcccattctgttgttttcctctatttctttgcattgatcatgaggaaggctttcttatctctccttgctattctttggaactctgcattcagatgcttatatctttccttttctccttttcttttcacttttcttcttttcacagctatttgtaaggcctccccagacagccattttgctttttcgcatttcttttccatggggatggtcttgatccctgtctcctgtacaatgtcacgaacctcattccatagttcatcaggctctccatcaatcagatctagtcccttaaatctatttctcacttccactgtataatcataagggatttgatttaggtcatacctgaatggtctaatggtttccctactttcttcaatttaagtctgaatttggcaataaggagttcatgatctgagccacagtcagctcccagtcttgtttttgctgactgtatagagcttctccaactttgactgcaaagaatataatcaatctgatttcggtgttgaccatctggtgatgtccatgtgtagagtcttctcttgtgttgttggaagagggtgtttgctatgaccagtgcattctcttggcaaaactctattagcctttgccctgcttcattccacattccaaggccaaatttgcctgttttccaggtgtttcttggtttcctacttttgcattccagtcctctataatgaaagggacatcttttttggttgttggttctaaaaggtcttgtaggtcttcatagaaccattcagcttcagcttcctcaccgttacttgttggggcatagacttggattactgtgatattaaatggtttgccttggaaatgaacagagatcattctgtcattttgcatttcagactcttttgttgaccatgatggctactccatttcttctaagggattcctgcccacagtagtagatataatggctatctgagttaaattcaccgattccagtccaaaaaagttcactgattcctagaatgtcgatgttcactcttgccatctcctgtttgactacttccaatttgctttgattcatggacctaacattccaggttcctatgcaatattgctctttacagcatcggaccttgcttctatcactagccacatccataactgggtattgtttttgctttggctccatcccgtcATTCGTTCTgaagttagttctccactgatctccagtagtataatGGGTGCCTTCAGACCTGGGGATTTTCTCtatcagtatcctatcattttgcctattcatactgttcatggggttctcaaggcaagaatactgaagtggtttaccattctcttctccagggaaccacattctgttagacctctccaccatgacccgcccctTCGTGGGTGGCCCCACGCAGCACGGCTTAGTTtcattagacaaggctgtggtccgtgtggttagattgactagttttctgtgagtatggtttgtgtgtctgccctctgattcctctcacaacacctaccgtcttacttgggtttctcttaccttggacgtggagtatctcttcacggctgctccagcaaagtgcagccactgatccttaccttggacgaggggtatctcttcacagccgcccctcctgaccttgaacgtggagtagctcctctgaGCCCTCCTGCTTTTGTTATGACCCTCTGGAGTCAGTTCTACCTCAAGTGTCCTCCTGCCCCGTGACACTCAGGACAATGGAAGGAGACAAGCTCAGTTAAGATGCAGAGGAAAGCCTCGTTGTCTGATCAAGTTGAAGAGGTAAGGCTCAattaaacctgaaactccaggacACATGAGAAAAGTTCCCATCAATATGACTGCCTAGGTTCCTTTTGCTGTTCAGtttctcaatcatgtccaacactttgcaaccccattgactacagcCAAGcttcccttcactgtcttctggagttcaaactcatgtccattgagtcaacgaagccatccaaccatctcatcctctgtcagcccccttctcctcctgccctcaatctttcctagcctcaaagtcttttccaatgaattggctctttgcatcagttgaccaaagtatcagagctgcagcttcaccatcagtccttccaatgaatattcagggttgatttcctttgagttgatgggtttgatctccttcttgtccaagggactcaagagtcttcttgatcaccacagtttgaaagcatcaatttgaaAGCTTCCAGGTACCTTTAAGAACTATTTTATGGGGATTTCAGTAAGCTAACTTACACTTATTGCTTAATAACAGAGACAGGAG includes:
- the LOC128050741 gene encoding LOW QUALITY PROTEIN: olfactory receptor 2T11-like (The sequence of the model RefSeq protein was modified relative to this genomic sequence to represent the inferred CDS: substituted 1 base at 1 genomic stop codon); translation: MSMKNRTASSDFILLGLLVNSKATGIVFAVILAIFVVAVTSNLVMIFLIHMDSHLHTPMYFLLSQLSIMDTLFICTTVPKLLVDMVSIQKTISFVACGIQIFLYLTMIGSEFFLLGLMACDRYVAVCNPLRYPVLMNRRVCLLLAAGAWFGGSLDGFLLTPITMNVPYCGSRIIDHFFCEIPAVLKLACADTSLYETLMYICCVLMLLIPISIISASYSLILLTVHRMRSAEGRKKAFTTCSSHLTVVSIFYGAAFYTYVLPKSFHTPEQDKVVSAFYTIVTPMLNPLIYSLRNKDVMGAFKRIFAQCLSIXKVFTSDA